A region of Campylobacter armoricus DNA encodes the following proteins:
- a CDS encoding NADH-quinone oxidoreductase subunit N, whose product MSGFSLEKLNFVLLFPVLSLLFWAIVLLLLGAFKKLSRNFYIGASVIALLSALCFLLLYNGFVLNDSHAFFGLFVSDNYAIFTQIVILVFSMLYLLMDKDEQKAEFFSLFLFMVASLILMVSSTNLIVIFLALEGSSLALYTLIALRGTHNAISSSIKYFALAAVGAGFFVFACAFVYLKIKSLDLDILLHSEYISDPILLCAGVMFLVIVGVKLSIAPFHFWLKDVYCGVHTNFIAFISIVPKIAMIIVVLRIFSALGGGVKFEYIVALLAIFSMLAVSIVALIQKDVKKMLAYSSITHSSFILAAIVSSMSVSSQGDGTSYLLSVFALFVYWISFAFANYGVFLILSLFKKSSFESFSGLFDQRPVLSIMLAIFILCIAGIPPFGIFWGKILILASILNSGYYVLVFAVALSSMIMLYAYLKILIYIFFKQEQAIESVNLNIRQKIILSICFIGSLSLHIFAFVK is encoded by the coding sequence ATGAGTGGTTTTAGTCTAGAAAAATTAAATTTTGTATTATTATTTCCTGTGTTGTCATTGCTTTTTTGGGCTATTGTATTGCTTTTATTAGGAGCGTTTAAAAAACTCTCTAGAAATTTTTATATAGGAGCAAGTGTTATAGCTTTGCTTAGTGCCTTGTGTTTTTTATTGCTTTACAATGGCTTTGTTTTAAATGACTCTCATGCTTTTTTTGGTTTATTTGTAAGTGATAATTATGCTATTTTTACTCAAATAGTTATTTTAGTTTTTTCTATGCTTTATTTGTTAATGGATAAAGATGAACAAAAGGCAGAATTTTTCTCTTTGTTTTTGTTTATGGTAGCTTCTTTAATATTAATGGTATCAAGCACTAATCTAATCGTGATTTTCTTGGCTTTAGAAGGTTCTTCTTTGGCTCTTTATACGCTTATTGCTTTAAGAGGAACTCACAATGCTATTAGTTCTAGTATAAAGTATTTTGCTTTGGCAGCTGTTGGCGCTGGATTTTTTGTTTTTGCATGTGCTTTTGTGTATTTAAAAATCAAATCTTTGGATTTGGATATTTTATTGCATTCAGAGTATATTTCAGACCCTATTTTGCTTTGTGCTGGAGTAATGTTTTTGGTTATTGTTGGAGTAAAACTTTCTATCGCACCTTTTCATTTTTGGTTAAAAGATGTATATTGTGGGGTGCATACGAATTTTATAGCATTTATTTCTATAGTGCCAAAAATTGCTATGATTATAGTAGTGTTAAGAATTTTTTCTGCTTTAGGTGGCGGGGTAAAATTTGAATATATTGTAGCGCTATTAGCAATTTTTTCTATGTTAGCTGTAAGTATAGTAGCGCTCATTCAAAAAGATGTAAAAAAAATGCTCGCATACAGCTCTATCACTCATTCTTCTTTTATATTGGCAGCTATTGTTTCTAGTATGAGTGTAAGTTCTCAAGGTGATGGTACTTCTTATTTGTTATCAGTTTTTGCTTTGTTTGTATATTGGATTTCATTTGCTTTTGCAAATTATGGAGTTTTCTTGATATTAAGTTTATTTAAAAAAAGCTCATTTGAAAGTTTTTCAGGTCTATTCGATCAAAGACCTGTATTATCTATAATGCTTGCCATATTTATTTTATGTATCGCAGGTATTCCACCTTTTGGAATTTTTTGGGGTAAAATTTTGATCTTAGCTTCTATTTTAAATTCAGGTTATTATGTGCTTGTATTTGCTGTAGCTTTAAGTTCTATGATTATGCTTTATGCTTATTTAAAAATTTTAATTTATATATTTTTTAAACAAGAACAGGCAATAGAAAGTGTTAATTTAAATATAAGGCAAAAAATTATTTTAAGTATATGTTTTATAGGAAGTCTTTCTTTGCATATTTTTGCTTTTGTAAAATAA
- a CDS encoding complex I subunit 4 family protein: MLGLLMLFPFFAFFIALFLQKEDSKSFAILVSFLILVLNIFLLVNYQGGVAYEFSLNSLIVNFHIGVDAIALYLILLCSIMIFLSFVCLDIQDKSVVMSIFLLQFCIIGLFASLDALLFYVFWEFSLIPLIYLIGRYSDNYKAGIKFFIYAFCGSMLMLLSIVYTGFLYYQSFGYWSFDLLAWYKNDFTISENIQNLIFIGFFVAFAIKSPLFPFHTWAPKVYAKSPTLVSIMLVSFKMAPFGFLRFILPLTPDTLSHYHSLLAILCIVGILYAALIAFKTKDLKELIAYSSISHLGVIILGIVTFTYNGVSGSIFYMFAHGIVTGGLFLAAYMLYTRYYTFDLDFYKNLAKKTPLFSFFFAVLLFSSISLPLTISFVGEFLILQGVASVNLWYALFAGGVIVLGAIYMLNIYRNMFFATCEKNIEKLVLKKSEIFVLGILCALVLYLGIAPSVMLDQIASNVNSILDVMQTRNIAIENQKIIDNIRGF, encoded by the coding sequence ATGCTCGGTTTGTTGATGTTATTTCCCTTTTTTGCTTTTTTTATAGCTTTATTTTTGCAAAAAGAAGATAGTAAATCTTTTGCAATTTTGGTTAGTTTTTTAATTTTAGTTTTAAATATTTTTTTATTAGTAAACTATCAAGGCGGTGTGGCTTATGAGTTTAGTTTGAATTCTTTGATAGTTAATTTTCATATAGGTGTAGATGCCATAGCGCTTTATTTGATATTGCTTTGTTCTATAATGATTTTTTTATCTTTTGTATGTTTAGATATACAAGATAAAAGTGTAGTGATGAGTATATTTTTATTACAATTTTGCATTATAGGACTTTTTGCTTCATTAGATGCATTGTTGTTTTATGTATTTTGGGAATTTTCTCTTATACCACTTATTTATTTAATAGGAAGATATTCAGATAATTATAAAGCAGGGATTAAATTTTTTATTTACGCATTTTGTGGTTCTATGCTAATGCTTTTATCTATTGTTTATACCGGATTTTTATATTATCAGAGTTTTGGATATTGGAGTTTTGATTTACTTGCTTGGTATAAAAATGATTTTACAATATCTGAAAATATACAAAATCTAATATTCATAGGCTTTTTTGTTGCTTTTGCAATCAAAAGTCCTTTATTTCCATTTCATACTTGGGCGCCTAAAGTATATGCAAAAAGTCCAACTTTGGTATCTATAATGCTTGTAAGTTTTAAAATGGCGCCTTTTGGATTTTTAAGATTTATTTTGCCTTTAACACCTGATACTTTAAGTCATTATCATTCCTTACTTGCTATTTTGTGCATAGTTGGGATTTTATATGCAGCTTTGATTGCTTTTAAAACTAAAGATTTAAAAGAGTTGATTGCTTATAGTTCTATTTCACATTTGGGTGTGATTATTTTAGGAATAGTTACTTTTACATATAATGGAGTTAGTGGTTCTATTTTTTATATGTTTGCACATGGTATAGTAACGGGTGGTTTATTTTTAGCTGCTTATATGCTTTATACAAGATATTATACTTTCGATTTAGATTTTTATAAAAATTTAGCTAAAAAAACTCCTTTATTTAGCTTTTTCTTTGCAGTATTATTATTTTCTTCTATCTCATTACCACTAACTATTTCTTTTGTTGGGGAATTTTTAATTTTACAAGGCGTAGCAAGTGTAAATTTGTGGTATGCATTGTTTGCAGGCGGTGTGATTGTTTTAGGAGCTATTTATATGCTAAATATTTATAGAAATATGTTCTTTGCTACTTGTGAAAAAAATATAGAAAAGTTAGTATTAAAAAAGAGTGAAATTTTTGTTTTAGGTATTTTATGTGCTTTAGTGCTTTATTTAGGAATAGCCCCAAGTGTTATGCTTGATCAAATTGCTTCTAATGTAAATAGTATTCTTGATGTTATGCAAACAAGAAATATTGCAATAGAAAATCAAAAAATCATAGACAATATAAGAGGTTTTTAA